DNA sequence from the Pseudochaenichthys georgianus chromosome 8, fPseGeo1.2, whole genome shotgun sequence genome:
CATGAACAAATGTCATTCTTACAACTGATCTGTAGCTGCAGCCCAGTTTAAATTGCCACCATATTTATTCAGTTTTATGTAGAAGAAAACACTCTGTTTAATGCCTTTCTGTCTCAGTTTCTTGTGCAATCTAAATGAAAGCAGATTGTGCATGCCTCTGTGTCTGACTGAAACAGACAATTGACTTAAAAAAGCTCTGTCTTTCTGACAGACAGACATGAGAAGAAAAGCTAAATTTCCACGCTCCGGTTGCTCCTTTTGACTCCAGATCACTCACACGGATTGGTGTGCCAGGTAGCACAAAGGCTGCAGGATTACAAGTGAGATTTGGTTGATGTCTTTTTACACTTCCTATTGgttaaaaaaggaaaataatgaATTGACGTCATACTTTTTGTAGCTTTCCGTTCCTACCCACCACAACTTTGAGCAAGAAAAGAagctaaataagaaaaaaagaaagataacaccttgaaaaaaaacaacaactcctGCAGCAGTTAGCTGTTAATTAAAGGGTTTTCTCTTCCACTTTTCCCACACATCGCTTCAACTTGGAAATCTCTCGCTGTCTCGCCTCTACCTGTTTCTCTTCCTCTTCTCTTCCCGTTGCATCTTTCAATGGACGCACTGCTTGTCACTGTCCATGCATCATGTTAAACTCATTGTTATCTGTAGGCATTTACTTTACCAGAACATCATTTTACGAATAAAGGAATAGTACATTTTAAttgctaattagattagatgaTCATGAGGGTGCTACTCTGCAAGTATTTTTAACCAACCGCTATGCCTTTAATCAGCAGGCCACCCACGAATGATGATATCACAACTATTTAAGTGTAGGCATAGATTGACATGTGGCCTTATTTGACTGTGACTCAGTGTTATAAAAACTAAAGTAGGAGCTCAAAATGATGACCTGCACTATTTGATTTACATCAGGATCCAAAGTTCTACTAGGctaatttttatttttacaacAGTGATATAATAGTTGTAATCATTAACTAACTCCACATAATATACAGGGCACCAAACATGCTGTTAATTTAATCATTCATCTTTAGCAGAATATATGTATTGCATTCAGCATTGTGTGTAAAAGAACAGTACATCTATAAATTCCTGGATTGTTTTCAGTTCACGTTGAGAGGCAGCTGCTTCACTCATTGCTTACAAAGAACACAAGGCGTATGGAGTAAACCGTGTCCAGGGTGTAAACAATGACGTTGAATATCGTCATGAAGGTCACCACCACCAGTTTATCCCAGGGACAGAGGGAGGCACAGGTAATGGGTCTCTTATTGTTGCGGAAACTGTACAGTGGCCAGATCACCATTGCTGTTGTATACATCACCGCTGCCAAAATGTTATAGACAATCACAACTTTGTCAAAGAACGGAACAAAAGAGGTCAGCTGTGCAGTGGTGAGCAGGATTATGAGGAGGGCGAAGATGAAGCACAAGGAGTACGCGGCCACGCACCACTGCAGTCCTGGGAAGCTTGAATACTGTCCTGTCTCCAGGGACATGAAGATAAGACAGGCGAGGAATGTCTCCAGCATCTTCATGATGCCGGGCAACGTGGAGAGGAACCCGATGTTCTGCCCGCTTGGACGAAGGCGAGTTAAAACCACCTCGCCTGCGTACACCCCGAAACAAACCCAGGACACAACAGAGGCTCCGATCTGTCGGTAGCAGGTCTTGCAAGTGAAAAATGTGGGGTATATGATGGAGACGGAAAGACACATGAGGGTCAACAGCATGGCAAAGCCAGTGGTGAAATCCTCCCAGGCAAAAGGTAATTTGGCGTTGACTGTTGTGAACTCCAGGATGAGAATGAGAAGAGTGAAGAAGAAgcagaaacaccaggtgaacatgCACCACGCCCAGTAGGGGGACTGTACGTATCCCACTGTTGCCACCAGGCTAAAACACATACAGGTGAGGATGGCCGCCATTATTCGCATGATGCCCACTGGCTGAGTGAGCGCCCGCAAGTCCACACCAATCATGGCTGCACAGGATGAATCTGTTTGACCccaacaaaaaaaatgtttccaatGTCAGATGATTCTTCTCAGTGCACCCGTCATTCAGCAAGGCCTTGTTTTTCAAACCAGC
Encoded proteins:
- the LOC117450788 gene encoding myeloid-associated differentiation marker-like, whose product is MIGVDLRALTQPVGIMRIMAAILTCMCFSLVATVGYVQSPYWAWCMFTWCFCFFFTLLILILEFTTVNAKLPFAWEDFTTGFAMLLTLMCLSVSIIYPTFFTCKTCYRQIGASVVSWVCFGVYAGEVVLTRLRPSGQNIGFLSTLPGIMKMLETFLACLIFMSLETGQYSSFPGLQWCVAAYSLCFIFALLIILLTTAQLTSFVPFFDKVVIVYNILAAVMYTTAMVIWPLYSFRNNKRPITCASLCPWDKLVVVTFMTIFNVIVYTLDTVYSIRLVFFVSNE